One window from the genome of Leucobacter aridicollis encodes:
- the argG gene encoding argininosuccinate synthase — protein MSKVLSSLPVGERVGIAFSGGLDTSCAVAWMRENGAVPCTYTADIGQYDEPDLDGVAARAKEYGAEIARHVDAKRALVEEGFVALQTGAFNVRSGGKTYFNTTPVGRAVTGTLLVRAMKEDGVDIWGDGSTYKGNDIERFYRYGLMANPSLRIYKPWLDSQFVEELGGRHEMSEWLVAHGYPYRDSAEKAYSTDANIWGASHEAKHLEFLDNGLDIVTPIMGVAAWREDVEVVTEEVSVRFEAGRPVAINGVEYDDPVALVYEANAIGGRHGLGISDQIENRIIEAKSRGIYEAPGMALLHITYERLVNAIHNENTLASYHNDGRKLGRLMYEGRWLDPESLMLREALQRWVGSAVTGEVTLRLRRGDDYTILNTEGPNLSYHPEKLSMERTVGAAFGPEDRIGQLTMRNLDIADSRQRLEQYAAMGLVGGATAELVGKLEQGGAEEIATAVGGIDENGDELGLAAAFDSGTD, from the coding sequence ATGTCCAAAGTTCTTTCTTCTCTTCCTGTAGGCGAGCGCGTCGGCATCGCTTTCTCCGGTGGTCTCGACACCTCATGCGCCGTTGCATGGATGCGCGAAAACGGTGCGGTTCCCTGCACCTACACCGCAGACATCGGCCAGTACGATGAGCCCGACCTCGACGGTGTCGCGGCTCGCGCCAAGGAGTACGGCGCAGAGATCGCCCGCCATGTCGACGCGAAGCGTGCACTCGTTGAGGAGGGCTTCGTGGCGCTGCAGACCGGCGCGTTCAACGTGCGCTCGGGCGGCAAGACCTACTTCAACACGACTCCCGTCGGCCGCGCCGTGACTGGCACGCTGCTTGTTCGCGCGATGAAGGAAGACGGCGTCGACATTTGGGGCGACGGCTCGACCTACAAGGGCAACGACATCGAGCGGTTTTACCGCTACGGTCTCATGGCGAACCCGTCGCTTCGAATCTACAAGCCGTGGCTCGACAGCCAGTTCGTTGAAGAGCTCGGCGGCCGACACGAGATGAGCGAGTGGCTCGTCGCGCACGGCTACCCGTACCGTGACTCGGCTGAGAAGGCATACTCGACTGACGCGAACATCTGGGGCGCAAGCCACGAGGCGAAGCACCTCGAGTTCCTCGACAATGGGCTCGACATCGTCACGCCGATCATGGGTGTCGCAGCCTGGCGTGAAGATGTCGAGGTCGTCACCGAGGAGGTCTCGGTGCGCTTCGAGGCAGGCCGCCCTGTCGCGATCAACGGCGTCGAATACGACGACCCGGTAGCGCTCGTGTACGAGGCCAACGCAATCGGTGGCCGTCACGGCCTCGGTATCTCCGACCAGATCGAGAACCGCATCATCGAGGCGAAGTCGCGTGGCATCTACGAGGCTCCTGGCATGGCGCTCCTGCACATCACCTACGAGCGCCTGGTGAACGCGATCCACAACGAGAACACGCTCGCCTCGTACCACAACGACGGCCGCAAGCTCGGACGCCTGATGTACGAGGGGCGCTGGCTCGACCCCGAGTCGCTCATGCTTCGTGAGGCGCTGCAGCGCTGGGTTGGCTCGGCTGTCACCGGCGAGGTCACACTTCGCCTGCGCCGTGGCGACGACTACACGATCTTGAACACCGAGGGCCCTAACCTCAGCTACCACCCCGAGAAGCTCTCGATGGAGCGCACCGTTGGCGCCGCATTCGGTCCTGAGGATCGTATCGGCCAGCTCACCATGCGCAACCTTGACATCGCTGACTCGCGTCAGCGCCTCGAGCAGTACGCGGCCATGGGGCTTGTGGGCGGCGCGACTGCTGAGCTCGTCGGCAAGCTTGAGCAGGGCGGCGCTGAAGAGATCGCAACAGCCGTCGGCGGCATCGACGAGAACGGCGACGAGCTGGGCCTCGCCGCAGCGTTCGACTCAGGCACGGACTAA